In the Pithys albifrons albifrons isolate INPA30051 chromosome 3, PitAlb_v1, whole genome shotgun sequence genome, one interval contains:
- the EIF3D gene encoding eukaryotic translation initiation factor 3 subunit D isoform X2 — protein sequence MAKFVTPVIQDNPSGWGPCAVPEQFKDMPYQPFSKGDRLGKVADWTGATYQDKRYTNKYSSQFGGGSQYAYFHEEDETSFQLVDTARTQKTAYQRNRMRFAQRNLRRDKDRRNMLQFSMQTLPKSAKQKERDRLRLQKKFQKQFGVRQKWDQKSQKPRDSSVEVRSDWEVKEEMDFPRLMKMRYLEVSEPQDIECCGALEYYDKAFDRITTRNEKLLRSIKRIFHTVTTTDDPVIRKLAKTQGNVFATDAILATLMSCTRSVYSWDIIVQRVGSKLFFDKRDNSDFDLLTVSETANEPPQEEGNSFNSPRNLAMEATYINHNFSQQCLRMGKEKYKFPNPNPFVEDDMDKNEVASVAYRYRRWKLGDDIDLIVRCEHDGVMTGANGEVSFINIKTLNEWDSRYCNGVDWRQKLDSQRGAVIATELKNNSYKLARWTCCALLAGSEYLKLGYVSRYHVKDSARHVILGTQQFKPNEFASQINLSIENAWGILRCVIDICMKLDEGKYLILKDPNKQVIRIYSLPDGTFSSDEDEEDEEEEEEEEEEES from the exons ATGGCGAAGTTTGTGACACCCGTGATCCAGGACAACCCCTCCGGCTGGGGCCCTTGTGCTGTGCCCGAGCAGTTCAAGGACATGCCCTACCAGCCCTTCAGCAAAGGGGACCGCCTGGGCAAG GTGGCTGATTGGACAGGAGCCACATATCAGGATAAAAGATACACAA ACAAGTACTCCTCGCAGTTTGGTGGCGGAAGCCAATATGCGTATTTCCACGAGGAGGATGAGACGAGCTTCCAGCTGGTGGATACAGCACGGACGCAGAAGACGGCGTACCAGAGGAACCGGATGCGATTCGCACAG AGAAACCTGCGGAGAGACAAGGACCGTCGGAACATGCTGCAGTTCAGCATGCAGACACTGCCAAAGAGTGCCAAGCAGAAGGAGAG GGATCGTTTGCGCCTACAGAAGAAGTTTCAGAAACAATTTGGAGTGAGGCAGAAATGGGACCAAAAATCACAG AAACCTCGTGACTCCTCTGTTGAAGTTCGCAGTGATTGGGAGGTAAAGGAAGAGATGGATTTCCCTCGGCTGATGAAAATGCGCTACCTGGAGGTGTCAGAGCCACAGGACAT AGAGTGCTGTGGAGCTCTAGAGTACTATGACAAAGCCTTTGACCGCATTACAACAAGGAATGAGAAGCTCCTGAGAAGCATTAAGCGCATCTTCCATACCGTCACTACTACCGATGACCCGGTTATCCGAAAG CTGGCCAAGACACAAGGGAATGTGTTTGCCACGGATGCCATCTTGGCCACACTGATGAGCTGCACTCGCTCCGTCTATTCCTGGGACATCATTGTGCAGAGAGTTGGATCCAAGCTTTTCTTTGACAAGAGGGACAATTCAGATTTTG ACCTCCTGACCGTGAGCGAAACAGCCAATGAACCACCACAGGAAGAGGGCAACTCATTTAATTCTCCACGCAACCTTGCCATGGAAGCTACCTACATCAATCATAACTTCTCCCAACAGTGCCTGAGGATG ggaaaggagaaatatAAGTTTCCTAACCCAAATCCCTTTGTGGAGGATGACATGGATAAAAACGAAGTAGCCTCTGTTGCATACAG ATACCGAAGGTGGAAGCTGGGAGATGATATAGATCTCATTGTCCGCTGTGAACATGATGGAGTGATGACAGGAGCTAATGGAGAAGTGTCATTCATCAACATCAAAACACTGAACGAGTGGGATTCCAGG TACTGCAATGGAGTAGACTGGCGCCAGAAGTTGGACTCTCAGAGAGGAGCTGTCATTGCCACGGAGCTGAAAAACAACAGCTACAAATTAGCTCGCTGGACATGCTGTGCACTGCTGGCTGGATCAGAGTATCTTAAACTTGG GTATGTATCCCGTTACCATGTAAAGGACTCTGCCCGCCACGTGATCCTGGGCACGCAGCAGTTCAAGCCAAATGAGTTTGCCAGCCAGATTAATCTGAGTATAGAGAATGCCTGGGGCATCCTGCGATGTGTCATCGACATCTGCATGAAGCTGGATGAGGGGAAGTACCTCATCCTCAAGGACCCCAACAAGCAGGTGATCCGGATCTACAGCTTGCCTGATGGCACCTTCAGCTCTGATGAAgatgaggaggatgaagaggaagaagaagaagaggaag agGAAGAGAGCTGA
- the EIF3D gene encoding eukaryotic translation initiation factor 3 subunit D isoform X1, translated as MAKFVTPVIQDNPSGWGPCAVPEQFKDMPYQPFSKGDRLGKVADWTGATYQDKRYTNKYSSQFGGGSQYAYFHEEDETSFQLVDTARTQKTAYQRNRMRFAQRNLRRDKDRRNMLQFSMQTLPKSAKQKERDRLRLQKKFQKQFGVRQKWDQKSQQKPRDSSVEVRSDWEVKEEMDFPRLMKMRYLEVSEPQDIECCGALEYYDKAFDRITTRNEKLLRSIKRIFHTVTTTDDPVIRKLAKTQGNVFATDAILATLMSCTRSVYSWDIIVQRVGSKLFFDKRDNSDFDLLTVSETANEPPQEEGNSFNSPRNLAMEATYINHNFSQQCLRMGKEKYKFPNPNPFVEDDMDKNEVASVAYRYRRWKLGDDIDLIVRCEHDGVMTGANGEVSFINIKTLNEWDSRYCNGVDWRQKLDSQRGAVIATELKNNSYKLARWTCCALLAGSEYLKLGYVSRYHVKDSARHVILGTQQFKPNEFASQINLSIENAWGILRCVIDICMKLDEGKYLILKDPNKQVIRIYSLPDGTFSSDEDEEDEEEEEEEEEEES; from the exons ATGGCGAAGTTTGTGACACCCGTGATCCAGGACAACCCCTCCGGCTGGGGCCCTTGTGCTGTGCCCGAGCAGTTCAAGGACATGCCCTACCAGCCCTTCAGCAAAGGGGACCGCCTGGGCAAG GTGGCTGATTGGACAGGAGCCACATATCAGGATAAAAGATACACAA ACAAGTACTCCTCGCAGTTTGGTGGCGGAAGCCAATATGCGTATTTCCACGAGGAGGATGAGACGAGCTTCCAGCTGGTGGATACAGCACGGACGCAGAAGACGGCGTACCAGAGGAACCGGATGCGATTCGCACAG AGAAACCTGCGGAGAGACAAGGACCGTCGGAACATGCTGCAGTTCAGCATGCAGACACTGCCAAAGAGTGCCAAGCAGAAGGAGAG GGATCGTTTGCGCCTACAGAAGAAGTTTCAGAAACAATTTGGAGTGAGGCAGAAATGGGACCAAAAATCACAG CAGAAACCTCGTGACTCCTCTGTTGAAGTTCGCAGTGATTGGGAGGTAAAGGAAGAGATGGATTTCCCTCGGCTGATGAAAATGCGCTACCTGGAGGTGTCAGAGCCACAGGACAT AGAGTGCTGTGGAGCTCTAGAGTACTATGACAAAGCCTTTGACCGCATTACAACAAGGAATGAGAAGCTCCTGAGAAGCATTAAGCGCATCTTCCATACCGTCACTACTACCGATGACCCGGTTATCCGAAAG CTGGCCAAGACACAAGGGAATGTGTTTGCCACGGATGCCATCTTGGCCACACTGATGAGCTGCACTCGCTCCGTCTATTCCTGGGACATCATTGTGCAGAGAGTTGGATCCAAGCTTTTCTTTGACAAGAGGGACAATTCAGATTTTG ACCTCCTGACCGTGAGCGAAACAGCCAATGAACCACCACAGGAAGAGGGCAACTCATTTAATTCTCCACGCAACCTTGCCATGGAAGCTACCTACATCAATCATAACTTCTCCCAACAGTGCCTGAGGATG ggaaaggagaaatatAAGTTTCCTAACCCAAATCCCTTTGTGGAGGATGACATGGATAAAAACGAAGTAGCCTCTGTTGCATACAG ATACCGAAGGTGGAAGCTGGGAGATGATATAGATCTCATTGTCCGCTGTGAACATGATGGAGTGATGACAGGAGCTAATGGAGAAGTGTCATTCATCAACATCAAAACACTGAACGAGTGGGATTCCAGG TACTGCAATGGAGTAGACTGGCGCCAGAAGTTGGACTCTCAGAGAGGAGCTGTCATTGCCACGGAGCTGAAAAACAACAGCTACAAATTAGCTCGCTGGACATGCTGTGCACTGCTGGCTGGATCAGAGTATCTTAAACTTGG GTATGTATCCCGTTACCATGTAAAGGACTCTGCCCGCCACGTGATCCTGGGCACGCAGCAGTTCAAGCCAAATGAGTTTGCCAGCCAGATTAATCTGAGTATAGAGAATGCCTGGGGCATCCTGCGATGTGTCATCGACATCTGCATGAAGCTGGATGAGGGGAAGTACCTCATCCTCAAGGACCCCAACAAGCAGGTGATCCGGATCTACAGCTTGCCTGATGGCACCTTCAGCTCTGATGAAgatgaggaggatgaagaggaagaagaagaagaggaag agGAAGAGAGCTGA